The DNA sequence CCTGATTGGTTACGAGGGCCATGGTCGCATAGCACATTCCAAGTTCCCTGGCCAATACCACTTCCGGAACTCCGGTCATTCCTACCAGGTGCCCGCCCAGCATCCGGAACATGTTTATTTCCGCCGGAGTTTCAAAACGGGGACCTTCGGTACAGACATAGACCCCGCCGTTTTTCACGTTTAAGTCAGATCTTGCTGCACCTTCTATGATATGATTACGCACATCGGGACAGTAAGGTTCCGAAACATCGACATGCAAAACCCCCTGTTCCCCATCCTCAAAAAAAGTCGCCGCGCGGCTTTTCGTAAAATCGAGAAACTGATCCGGCAAGACAATATCACCGATTCGATAAGCTTCAGATATGGAACCTACTGCACCTGTCGCCAAAATTTTTTTCACGCCTATTTTTTTGAGGGCCCAGATATTGGCCCGGTAATTAATCAGGTGAGGCGGGCAGGTATGCTTTGCACCATGTCTTTTTAAAAACACCATTCCAATCCCGCCGATGAACCCTTCAGCCAGCTGAACAGAACCATACGGCGTTTCAACTGTCTTCTCGGTCCTATCGTCAAGCGCCAGATTTTCAATTCCGGTGCCGCCAATCAGTGCAAAATCCAAGACTATTCCTCCTCAGAACGGTCAAACAAGGCCCGGGCAAATTCCCTCGGTTCAAAAGGCCTTAAATCTTCTGCCCCTTCACCGATTCCAATCAATTTTACCGGGATATCCGCTTCATTGCGGATCCCCAGGATTACGCCGCCTTTAGCTGTACCGTCCAGCTTGGTGAGTATGATCCCTGTCACATCGACTGCTTCCTTGAACAGTTTCACCTGCTGGATGGCGTTCTGTCCGGTCGTTGCATCGAGTACCAGCAGCACCTCGTGCGGGGCATCCGGAACTTCGCGCTCGACCACCTTTTTGATCTTGGTCAATTCTTTCATCAGATTCACTTTATTGTGCAGTCTTCCGGCAGTATCGATCAAGAGGACATCTGCATTCCGGGATCTTGCCGCATGAAGCGCATCGAAAGCCACCGCAGCAGGATCAGCCCCCTCCGACTGTTTGATGACCTCTGTCCCGGACCGTTCTCCCCATACTTCCAATTGCTCGATCGCTGCTGCTCGGAAAGTATCCCCTGCCGCCAGCAAAACATTTTTGCCCTGGCCCTGCAGATTTTTGGCCAGCTTGCCAATCGTGGTCGTTTTTCCTACACCGTTGACACCAACGATCAGATAGACGGTGGGCTTGGAATCTGCAAAAGACAAGGGAATCTCTTCACCCAATAGCGCAGTAATATGTTCTTGCAGTACATCCCTCAGCTCGGAGCGGTCGTTAATTTTTTGTTCTTTGACGGATGCACGCAGCATTCCAACCAATTTCAGTGTTGTATTGACACCTACATCTGATTGAAGTAGAATCTCTTCCAATTCTTCATAAAGATCTTCATCAATTTTGCCTGAGCCGGTAAAGAGCTGTTCAACTTTGCCGACAAAACCTTCTCTGGTTTTGGTCAAGCGCTCTTTAAGTCTGGAAAATATTCCTGCCACTTCATCTTCTCCTATCAAAGCAATATTGCACAACAAAAATTCTACCATATTCGGCTACTTCAAACAACTTCATATCCTTCTAAGGAGGCCTTATTACACAGAACCATCTGGGCAAGTCTGAGGGCCACAATACCGCTTTTCGGCCGTTGTGCCATCCATGGCACAAAAGGCCGCGCTACGCTATCCTGCTCCGCTCACAGCGGAACTGTGGCCCCCAGACTGATCATAGGTCTATTCAAGCATGTCTGCAACCAGAATTTAGGACGTTTTACTAGTTCAGCGACTCCAAAGCAACATTAGCTTCAAAAGAACCACTAACTCCAAATTAAGTCTCCGTGATGGATAGCCAGCGTCAAGCGGAGCATGGAGTGCGGAGCGCGGCTGTTTGCGCCACGGAGGGCGCAATCTGCCGAAAGCGGCTATCCATCATGGAGACTAACCCAAGCAAAGCTAATTGTACAAAGCTAATTTTAAATCGCCGGTGCTTCCAGTCTGTCTTCAAGCTCAACAGTCAGCAGCTTCGATACGCCTGATTCTTCCATAGTGATTCCATACAGCCTGTCCGCGGATTCCATGGTTCCCCTGCGGTGCGAAATAATAATAAACTGCGTATGTTTGGATAGTTTGCGCAGATACTGCACAAATCTTTTGACGTTGACTTCATCCAGGGCCGCCTCAATCTCATCCAGGAGGCAAAACGGACTCGGTTTGACTTTCAGGAACGCAAACAGCAAGGCAATCGCCGTAAAGGACCTCTCCCCGCCTGACAGAAGCGACAGGAGCTGTGCCCTTTTGCCCGGGGGCTGGGCCATGATCCTGACTCCGGTCTCCAGAAGATTGTCCGGATCATCCAGTAACAGTTCAGCTTGTCCGCCGTTGAAAAGCTGTTTAAATACTTCTTTGAACGCTTCATTGACGGCCGTAAAGCCTTCCTGAAAACGTTCGATCATGCTCTTGTCTAGTTCCCCGATCAACTCCTGAAGTGTCCTTCCAGCCTCATCCAGATCATTTTTCTGGGTGGACAGGAATTCAAATCTTTTCAGCGTTTCCGGGTATTCCTCAAGGGCTGTATAATTTACGGGCCCAAGTTCTTCGATTTTTTGTTTGTAAAAAGCAATCTTCTCCTGTAAAGAGTCTTTCTTTTCAGGCGAAAGATAGCCTAACGCGTCTTTCCAAGCCAAGTGGTATTCTTCCTGAAGGCGGTCATTTCCGGATTCCCATTCACCCTGCCAGCGGGCAATTCGGAGCTCATTTTGATGAATCTGCTGTTCCATGTCCCTGGCCTGACTCCGCAGCATCTGAATATCCTGTTCCTGCTTGAGATTATTCGCTGAGAAAGATTCTTTTTCCCTGCGCAGTTCGATAAGCTTGAATTTCTGGGCATTTATTTGAACTGTGTATTCCCGAACACTATCTTCCTGTTGTTCCTTGCCGGAATACAGTTCCTGCTCAGCCTGTTGAAGCCCCACGATCTCCTTGTTTTTTTCTGCGATCAGGTCCTTATTAACCAGAATCCGCTCATTTTCCTCAGTGATCTGCTGAATGATCTGGTTAAACTCCTGCTCCGATCTGGCAGCCTCAACTTTGGCCGCAGTAATTTTTTCCGAGATTTCCTGCGCCTCTGAAGTTTTTTCTTTCAGCAGTTGTTCCTGTTCGGTCTGCTCTGACTGCAGAGCCAGAATCTTCTGTTCTGTTTCGTTCAGTAAGTGTCTGGTTTCTTCATATTTGACAGCAAATGCTGTCAGCTCACTGCGGACTTCATCCAGTTCATACCGGATGACCCGGAAATCCTGTTCCAGTCGGTTCATTCTTTCCTCGTGGTGTTTGCTGTCCACATCGATGATATCTTTAGCCCCATTAATTTTCAGCAATTCCATATCAATGGTTTCTTTCGCTTCCCCGAGGCCTTCCATTTCTTTCTTTATGGCAGTGTATCGCTGCTTCTTTTCTTCCAGTTCGGCCTGCATGTCCTTAGTCTTCAAAGACAGTTCTTCAATTTCTCTTGCTCTGCTTAAGAGGCCGCTGCTTTGAGATCTCGTGCTTCCGCCGGTAAGCGACCCACCGATGTTGACCTGGTCACCCAAGAGCGTCACTACCCTGACCCGGTATTGGTTAGCTTTAGCCAGCTCAATCGCAGAATCCAGATCGTCTGCAACCAGAATTCTTCCAAGCAGCGACTCCATAATATCTTTAAAACGCGGCTCAAACTTGACCAGATCAACTGCCAGACCCTGAAAACCGTGATGCCGTCTTGTTTTGTCATCAAGTGACTGCCTCGTTCCGCGGATTGCATCCAAAGGCAGGAAAGTGGCCCGGCCACTGTTCGTCTTTTTCAAGTATTCAATACATTTTTTCCCGTCCTCGGTCTTTTCCACAATAATGTTCTGCAGGGAACTCCCCAAAGCGGTTTCCACTGCAAGCTCATATTTGGCCTCTACTTCGATATTGTCGGCCACTGTACCGAATATAGTCTCACAGGTAATTTGGCCTTTCCGGTAAGCCAGAACCGTCTCCTTGACGCCCCTGTTATACCCCTCCAGACTGTCCTGGAGTGTATGGAGGGCATGAAGTCTCGCCCCGGTCTGGTCAATTTTACGTTGAAGCTCCGAGTACGCAGTCTCAGCATTTTGTTGTTCCAGCCTGTTGTTTTGGATCGTCTTCCTGATATTTTCTATTTTTCCCAGAAGTTCGATCTCTCTGGCTTCCAGTTTTTGTTTTTCCTCGATTTGGGCAGTAACCTCCTGAAGCACAGATTCCTTCTCTGCTTCTTTGGCTTTGATGTTTCGGGTATATTGTTTCTCTTGCTGAAGAAGAGCTTCTTTCTTTTGATTAATTTCAGCAATTTCACTAGCCAGTTTGCTCTTGTTGGAGAGTTCTTCAAAGATTTCCGTTTTCAGCTCTTCCAGACGCGCTTCCCCGCTTAATTTCCGAAGCTCTTCCAGCTGTTGTTCTTTCTCTTTTAAATCCCTAGCTGCATTTTGGAGAATCTCCTGCAGAAGTGTTTGCTTTGCAGCAAGGTTTTCTTTTTTTTCAACGGATGCGGCCAGCGTTTCCTGTGTGGCCGCCAGTTCTTTTTGCAGGCGCCCAAATTGTTCCTGGATATAGCCGCTTCTCTCGGAAAGCAGGGACAATTCGTGTTCTGCTTCGTTCATTTTATTTTCGAGAGCGTATATTTCCCCCTGCAGGTCTTGAACACGCTGCTCCAATTGGTTCAGTTCGTACCTGCCGCGTACGCTTAGGTTTTCTTCTTCATTGACCCTCGTTGTCAGCGCCGTAAATTCCTGACGCAGCGTCTCTTCGGAGGTCTGGGCATTGGTCAGCTTACTGTGTATATCAGAAAGTTCATTAACGATTAAATTAATCTCGAGCTTTTCCAGCCCTGAGATTAATTCCTTGCTTGTTCTGGCTGTGTCGGCCTGTTCGGCTAACGGCTCGATTCTAGCTTCGACTTCGGCAATAATATCGCTGAGACGATCGACATTTTGCCGGGTATCCTCAAGTTTTCTCAAAGCTTCTCTCTTGCGCAGGCGGAACTTACTGATGCCGGCGACTTCTTCGATCAGGAGACGCCTTTCATCAGATTTCAGATTCAGAATCTCTTCAATCCTGCCCTGTCCGATAATTGAAAATCCTTCTTTTCCCGAGCCGGTATCAAGGAAAAGTTCCTGAATATCTTTTAACCTGCAAGGCGTCCGGTTGATAAAATACTGCCCTTCTCCATCCCGGTAAACCCGGCGGGTAATGACAACTTCCTCATAATCCAGCGGAAAGAGACCTGAAGCATTATCAAAGAGCAGAGATACTTCCGCCATCCCTACAGGCCTGCGGGACAAACTTCCGGCAAAGATGACATCTTCCATTTTGCTTCCGCGGAGACTCTTGGCACTTTGTTCACCAAGCACCCAGCGTACAGCATCGGCGACGTTGCTCTTGCCGCTGCCGTTTGGTCCGATAATGACGCTCATGCCCGGCTGCAGGTCAATTTTTGTTTTATCTGCAAAAGACTTAAATCCCTGAATATGAATCGATTTGAGAAATAATTCCGCGTCCATTCCAGGTATCACCAATTTATACCTCCCATGCTTTCAGCGCAAAATGGGCTGCCTGCTGCTCTGCTTCTTTTTTGGTCTTACCGATTCCTTTTCCCTGCAGTTCACCATGAAGATAGACCCCTGCAGTAAACCGCTTATCGTGGTCGGGTCCTGTCTCTTCAATGATCCTGTAGCAAACCTCATATTCCTTCTTTTGCGCTTTTTCCTGAAGCATGGTTTTGAAATCTCCATAATTTCCTTCGTTAAGTTCCAGAATCTCCGGAACAAGCATGTCGAGTATGAATTTACGAACTTTTTCAAAGCCATACTGCAAATAAATCGCTCCAATGACTGCCTCCAGCGCATCGGCAATGATGGACGGCCTGTCCCTGCCACCAGAGGATTGTTCCCCTTTACCCAGAAAGAGCGCCTGGCCCAAGTTAATACTGCGGGCTTTTCTAGCCAGCGTCGTTTCATTGACGACTGCAGCCCTCATTTTGGTAAGTTCACCTTCAGGCTTATCCGGATAGTTCTGATAGAGATACTCGCCAATGATAAAATCCAAAACGGCATCGCCTAGAAACTCCAGCCGCTGATTATTCTCCAACCCGCTGTTGGGATTTTCAAAAGTAAAAGAAGGATGCGTCAGCGCTGTAAAAATCAGTTCGCTTTGCAGGTTTTCCAACCCTAACTGGCTGATAAAGGATTCAACTTCTCCCGTTTGTTCAAGGTATTTATTCCGGGAGCTCTTATGGAAATACGCGCGGCGGTTTCTTTTGGCCATGTATTGCTCCTTTCATCCTAAATGAGTTAAAAGCCCCGTAGTAGCCTAACTACGGGGCCTCGGAACTAGGCTTATTGGTTCTCTTGCACATACTTCACAACATCAGCAATGGACTGAATATTTTCCACCTCTTCATCGGCAATAT is a window from the Dehalobacter sp. DCA genome containing:
- the rnc gene encoding ribonuclease III; this encodes MAKRNRRAYFHKSSRNKYLEQTGEVESFISQLGLENLQSELIFTALTHPSFTFENPNSGLENNQRLEFLGDAVLDFIIGEYLYQNYPDKPEGELTKMRAAVVNETTLARKARSINLGQALFLGKGEQSSGGRDRPSIIADALEAVIGAIYLQYGFEKVRKFILDMLVPEILELNEGNYGDFKTMLQEKAQKKEYEVCYRIIEETGPDHDKRFTAGVYLHGELQGKGIGKTKKEAEQQAAHFALKAWEV
- the smc gene encoding chromosome segregation protein SMC gives rise to the protein MIPGMDAELFLKSIHIQGFKSFADKTKIDLQPGMSVIIGPNGSGKSNVADAVRWVLGEQSAKSLRGSKMEDVIFAGSLSRRPVGMAEVSLLFDNASGLFPLDYEEVVITRRVYRDGEGQYFINRTPCRLKDIQELFLDTGSGKEGFSIIGQGRIEEILNLKSDERRLLIEEVAGISKFRLRKREALRKLEDTRQNVDRLSDIIAEVEARIEPLAEQADTARTSKELISGLEKLEINLIVNELSDIHSKLTNAQTSEETLRQEFTALTTRVNEEENLSVRGRYELNQLEQRVQDLQGEIYALENKMNEAEHELSLLSERSGYIQEQFGRLQKELAATQETLAASVEKKENLAAKQTLLQEILQNAARDLKEKEQQLEELRKLSGEARLEELKTEIFEELSNKSKLASEIAEINQKKEALLQQEKQYTRNIKAKEAEKESVLQEVTAQIEEKQKLEAREIELLGKIENIRKTIQNNRLEQQNAETAYSELQRKIDQTGARLHALHTLQDSLEGYNRGVKETVLAYRKGQITCETIFGTVADNIEVEAKYELAVETALGSSLQNIIVEKTEDGKKCIEYLKKTNSGRATFLPLDAIRGTRQSLDDKTRRHHGFQGLAVDLVKFEPRFKDIMESLLGRILVADDLDSAIELAKANQYRVRVVTLLGDQVNIGGSLTGGSTRSQSSGLLSRAREIEELSLKTKDMQAELEEKKQRYTAIKKEMEGLGEAKETIDMELLKINGAKDIIDVDSKHHEERMNRLEQDFRVIRYELDEVRSELTAFAVKYEETRHLLNETEQKILALQSEQTEQEQLLKEKTSEAQEISEKITAAKVEAARSEQEFNQIIQQITEENERILVNKDLIAEKNKEIVGLQQAEQELYSGKEQQEDSVREYTVQINAQKFKLIELRREKESFSANNLKQEQDIQMLRSQARDMEQQIHQNELRIARWQGEWESGNDRLQEEYHLAWKDALGYLSPEKKDSLQEKIAFYKQKIEELGPVNYTALEEYPETLKRFEFLSTQKNDLDEAGRTLQELIGELDKSMIERFQEGFTAVNEAFKEVFKQLFNGGQAELLLDDPDNLLETGVRIMAQPPGKRAQLLSLLSGGERSFTAIALLFAFLKVKPSPFCLLDEIEAALDEVNVKRFVQYLRKLSKHTQFIIISHRRGTMESADRLYGITMEESGVSKLLTVELEDRLEAPAI
- the ftsY gene encoding signal recognition particle-docking protein FtsY; the encoded protein is MAGIFSRLKERLTKTREGFVGKVEQLFTGSGKIDEDLYEELEEILLQSDVGVNTTLKLVGMLRASVKEQKINDRSELRDVLQEHITALLGEEIPLSFADSKPTVYLIVGVNGVGKTTTIGKLAKNLQGQGKNVLLAAGDTFRAAAIEQLEVWGERSGTEVIKQSEGADPAAVAFDALHAARSRNADVLLIDTAGRLHNKVNLMKELTKIKKVVEREVPDAPHEVLLVLDATTGQNAIQQVKLFKEAVDVTGIILTKLDGTAKGGVILGIRNEADIPVKLIGIGEGAEDLRPFEPREFARALFDRSEEE
- the mtnP gene encoding S-methyl-5'-thioadenosine phosphorylase, whose amino-acid sequence is MDFALIGGTGIENLALDDRTEKTVETPYGSVQLAEGFIGGIGMVFLKRHGAKHTCPPHLINYRANIWALKKIGVKKILATGAVGSISEAYRIGDIVLPDQFLDFTKSRAATFFEDGEQGVLHVDVSEPYCPDVRNHIIEGAARSDLNVKNGGVYVCTEGPRFETPAEINMFRMLGGHLVGMTGVPEVVLARELGMCYATMALVTNQAAGIKKDPLTHAEVIATMDLLSKTVAALVESTCKIMDHDQRCYCTTGSKEAGLF